The Croceicoccus marinus genome contains a region encoding:
- a CDS encoding eCIS core domain-containing protein has product MAASGSQRRRPRRLVAFAIAGAGIIGLLGGALGGAAGAYWVLETVGTPKITPAAKNAVLAYDDMPAEGMRPIDVAGLRRNGTPLHPCVISFLEEQEPLIGAADWSRVRFHPEFRNDDIINEVAFARGVLGITRQNDIFIAVPKEPANLNQLNERLFFHELAHVAQYAEGLNIGDYATSAAASYANGAKPRQNFYEEEVRNKEQAMLDAWYASDQRRECHPDAGEDMSRRAESERPEVQYAFFDTDKGEYVIVKHRLHVGRGFALPTHPAPAVVEETDVPDEG; this is encoded by the coding sequence ATGGCCGCGAGCGGCTCGCAGCGTAGAAGACCGCGCCGACTGGTTGCATTCGCGATCGCCGGGGCGGGCATCATCGGACTGCTGGGCGGCGCGCTCGGCGGGGCCGCCGGGGCGTACTGGGTGCTTGAAACGGTCGGGACGCCCAAGATCACGCCTGCTGCCAAGAACGCCGTGCTAGCCTATGACGACATGCCGGCCGAGGGGATGCGCCCCATCGATGTCGCCGGCCTTCGCCGCAACGGAACGCCGCTTCACCCCTGCGTGATTTCGTTCCTGGAAGAGCAGGAGCCGCTGATCGGCGCGGCCGACTGGTCGCGCGTTCGCTTCCACCCCGAATTCCGCAACGACGACATCATCAACGAGGTCGCCTTCGCCCGCGGCGTGCTGGGCATCACCCGGCAGAACGACATCTTTATCGCGGTGCCCAAGGAGCCCGCCAACCTCAACCAGCTCAACGAACGGCTGTTCTTCCACGAGCTTGCCCATGTCGCGCAATATGCCGAGGGGCTGAACATCGGCGACTATGCGACCAGCGCGGCGGCCAGCTATGCCAACGGGGCAAAGCCCAGGCAGAATTTCTACGAGGAAGAGGTGCGCAACAAGGAGCAGGCCATGCTGGACGCCTGGTACGCCAGCGACCAGCGCCGCGAATGTCATCCCGATGCCGGCGAGGACATGTCCCGCCGCGCCGAAAGCGAGCGGCCCGAGGTGCAATACGCGTTCTTCGACACCGACAAGGGCGAATATGTCATCGTGAAGCACCGGCTGCACGTCGGCAGGGGCTTCGCGCTGCCGACCCATCCCGCACCCGCCGTCGTCGAGGAAACCGACGTCCCGGACGAGGGCTGA
- a CDS encoding acyl-CoA thioesterase: MSATPYSMPIVVDPSDIDFMGHVNNSRYLGWVQDVVLSHWKAHAPADAVASRLWVALKHEITYRRPAFLGDEVIAHTVLEKVRGARAYYSTIIERTLDKGAEILAEIESSWCCVDAESLRPARIGEQLQKTFNANMAAQPTGDQAG; the protein is encoded by the coding sequence ATGTCAGCAACACCCTACTCCATGCCGATTGTCGTCGATCCCTCGGATATCGACTTCATGGGGCATGTGAACAATTCGCGCTATCTCGGCTGGGTGCAGGACGTCGTCCTCTCCCACTGGAAGGCGCATGCGCCCGCCGATGCGGTGGCCAGCCGCCTGTGGGTCGCGCTGAAGCACGAGATTACCTATCGCCGGCCCGCCTTCCTGGGGGACGAGGTGATCGCACACACGGTGCTCGAAAAGGTCCGCGGCGCGCGCGCCTATTACAGCACGATCATCGAACGCACGCTCGACAAGGGGGCCGAGATCCTGGCCGAAATCGAATCGAGCTGGTGCTGCGTCGATGCCGAAAGCCTGCGCCCCGCCCGCATTGGCGAGCAGCTGCAGAAGACGTTCAACGCCAATATGGCCGCACAGCCGACAGGCGATCAGGCGGGCTGA
- a CDS encoding amino acid permease gives MQSRIKPLDAILATAEKHALPRSLGPVQLMLLGIGAIIGTGIFVLTAAAAQKAGPGMIWSFVIAGGVCAVAALCYSELASMVPVSGSAYTYSYAVVGELLAWMVGWALILEYAVAAAAVCVGWSGYFMGLIESSTGLALPAALSAGPAWSLSGVDFSHGLINLPAIGVALAVTALLVVGTKESATFNAVLVAIKIAALTLFIALTVPAMESGNFMPFAPNGWFGPEGTSGLGIVGAAASIFFAYVGFDAVSTAAEETRDPQRNVPIGLIGSLVICTLFYLLVTMGAIGTIGAQPTSLGVQPGSAQFARECAALAAQGAEPLVCSDEALAHVLRAINYGWAGNLVGIAANLALPSVILMMLYGQTRIFFVMARDGLLPEKLATIHPRWKTPHIVTIITGVCVAIAAALLPVGQLADISNSGTLFAFFMVAVAVMILRRRDPHRKRPFRTPAVWVVAPLAAAGCVALFVNLPFEAMLVLPVWGTIGLAVYFLYGHRHSHVGRGLIEVHEQDEDAPQPPIVEH, from the coding sequence ATGCAAAGCCGTATCAAACCGCTCGACGCCATTCTCGCCACGGCAGAGAAACACGCGCTTCCCCGCTCCCTCGGCCCGGTGCAGCTGATGCTTCTGGGCATCGGCGCGATCATCGGCACCGGTATCTTCGTGCTGACCGCCGCAGCCGCGCAAAAGGCGGGGCCCGGCATGATCTGGAGCTTCGTGATCGCGGGCGGCGTCTGCGCGGTCGCGGCGCTGTGCTATTCCGAACTGGCCTCGATGGTGCCGGTTTCGGGCTCTGCCTATACCTATTCCTATGCCGTAGTCGGCGAATTGCTGGCCTGGATGGTCGGCTGGGCGCTGATCCTGGAATATGCGGTCGCCGCGGCGGCAGTCTGCGTCGGCTGGTCGGGCTATTTCATGGGGCTGATCGAAAGTTCGACGGGACTGGCCTTGCCGGCCGCGCTGTCCGCGGGACCGGCGTGGTCGCTGTCGGGCGTGGACTTCAGCCACGGGCTGATCAACCTGCCCGCGATCGGCGTGGCGCTGGCGGTGACCGCCCTGCTGGTGGTGGGCACCAAGGAAAGCGCCACTTTCAACGCGGTGCTGGTCGCCATCAAGATCGCGGCGCTGACCCTGTTCATCGCGCTGACCGTTCCCGCGATGGAAAGCGGCAATTTCATGCCCTTCGCGCCCAACGGCTGGTTCGGCCCCGAAGGCACCAGCGGGCTTGGCATCGTGGGCGCGGCTGCGTCGATCTTCTTCGCCTATGTCGGCTTCGACGCCGTCTCGACCGCGGCCGAGGAAACCCGCGATCCGCAGCGCAACGTGCCGATCGGCCTGATCGGCAGCCTCGTCATCTGTACGCTGTTCTACCTGCTCGTCACCATGGGCGCGATCGGCACCATCGGCGCGCAGCCCACCTCGCTGGGCGTGCAGCCGGGTTCGGCGCAGTTCGCACGCGAATGCGCGGCGCTGGCGGCCCAGGGCGCAGAGCCGCTGGTCTGTTCCGACGAAGCGCTGGCCCATGTTCTGCGCGCCATCAACTATGGCTGGGCAGGCAATCTGGTCGGCATCGCGGCCAATCTGGCGCTGCCTTCGGTCATCCTGATGATGCTCTATGGCCAGACGCGCATCTTCTTCGTGATGGCACGCGACGGCCTGCTGCCGGAAAAGCTGGCGACCATCCACCCGCGCTGGAAGACGCCGCATATCGTGACGATAATCACCGGCGTGTGCGTCGCGATTGCCGCGGCGCTGTTGCCGGTGGGCCAGCTGGCAGACATCTCGAACTCTGGCACGCTGTTCGCGTTCTTCATGGTGGCGGTCGCGGTGATGATCCTGCGCAGGCGTGATCCGCATCGCAAGCGCCCGTTCCGCACGCCGGCGGTGTGGGTCGTCGCCCCGCTTGCCGCTGCCGGATGTGTCGCGCTGTTCGTCAACCTGCCGTTCGAGGCAATGCTGGTCCTGCCTGTCTGGGGCACGATCGGGCTGGCGGTCTACTTCCTGTACGGCCACCGCCACAGCCATGTCGGCCGCGGCCTGATCGAGGTGCACGAGCAGGACGAGGACGCTCCGCAGCCGCCCATCGTGGAACATTGA
- a CDS encoding efflux RND transporter periplasmic adaptor subunit translates to MRLRLTPLLAALALTATGALAACGSGEEPAAPQAMPVRTYTVAAEDMPNIIELPGRVAAIRTAEVRARVTGIVQRRLFTEGTDVGEGQPLFRIDPAEMQASYAQSEASLDRAKATAANARAVVERYRPLVDENAISRQEYDAAVAAMREAEANVAQLQAQLRAAGLQLGYTTVRAPISGRAGRAQVTEGALVSQAEGTLLTTVEQIDRVYVTFNQSATELLRLQRQMAAGEIDVPSRDAIDVTILFPDGTAYPMTGKIDFLALSVQETTGTVEVRAELPNPDNQLLPGEFVRGRIAVGTRTNAVTVPQSAVMLADDGGSVYVVGADGTVEARKVTLGEMVDGKWIIEEGLSPGDEVIISRLQVLRPGMPVTIANTPTGQQPSPGQSAPKQAATRSGAGAR, encoded by the coding sequence ATGCGACTAAGACTGACCCCGCTTCTGGCCGCACTTGCCCTGACGGCAACCGGGGCCCTTGCGGCATGCGGATCGGGTGAAGAACCGGCAGCGCCCCAGGCCATGCCGGTGCGCACCTATACCGTCGCCGCGGAAGACATGCCCAATATCATCGAACTGCCGGGCCGCGTGGCCGCGATCCGCACCGCGGAAGTGCGCGCCCGCGTCACCGGCATCGTGCAGCGCCGCCTGTTTACCGAAGGGACCGACGTTGGCGAGGGCCAGCCCCTGTTCCGCATCGATCCGGCCGAGATGCAGGCCAGCTATGCGCAGAGCGAGGCGAGCCTGGACCGCGCGAAGGCGACTGCCGCCAATGCCCGCGCGGTGGTGGAACGCTATCGCCCGCTGGTCGACGAAAACGCCATCAGCCGGCAGGAATATGACGCCGCCGTCGCCGCCATGCGCGAGGCGGAAGCCAATGTGGCGCAGCTTCAGGCGCAGCTTCGCGCGGCGGGGCTGCAGCTGGGTTATACCACCGTCCGCGCGCCAATTTCGGGCAGGGCGGGGCGCGCACAGGTCACCGAAGGCGCATTGGTCAGCCAGGCCGAAGGCACGCTGCTGACCACGGTGGAGCAGATCGACCGCGTCTATGTGACCTTCAACCAGTCCGCCACCGAACTGCTTCGCCTGCAGCGGCAGATGGCCGCGGGCGAGATTGACGTGCCCAGCCGCGATGCGATCGACGTGACGATCCTGTTCCCCGACGGCACCGCCTATCCCATGACTGGCAAGATCGACTTCCTCGCGCTCTCAGTCCAGGAAACGACGGGCACGGTCGAGGTCCGGGCCGAGTTGCCCAATCCCGACAACCAGCTGCTGCCCGGCGAATTCGTGCGCGGGCGGATCGCGGTCGGCACGCGCACGAACGCGGTCACCGTACCGCAAAGCGCGGTGATGCTCGCCGACGATGGCGGCAGCGTCTATGTGGTGGGCGCGGACGGCACGGTCGAAGCGCGCAAGGTGACGCTGGGCGAAATGGTCGACGGCAAATGGATCATCGAGGAGGGGCTGAGCCCCGGCGACGAGGTGATCATCAGCCGCCTGCAGGTGCTGCGCCCCGGCATGCCGGTGACAATCGCCAATACGCCGACCGGCCAGCAGCCGTCCCCCGGGCAATCTGCTCCGAAGCAAGCCGCCACCAGATCCGGCGCGGGGGCGCGCTAG
- a CDS encoding ABC transporter ATP-binding protein, which produces MNPLAQSAISIRNLSKTYAPTGKGTVPKQALTDVSFDVPRGMIYGLLGPNGAGKSTLINILAGLVSKTQGEVSIWGFDIDRDRRNAKASIGIVPQEIVFDPFFSPIEVLDVMAGYYGVPKAKRRSAELLRAVRLEDKAHAYARSLSGGMKRRLLVAKAMVHSPPILVLDEPTAGVDVDLRRQLWELVTELNQQGVTVVLTTHYLEEAEQLCDRIAIINHGRLIADKPTRELIAMAREKVVEVTIDQPIAKALAHPAFLKSELTDDNTVAITFDKDQLTAGEVLSLVQQQGCAIVDVTTREPDLEDVFVQLTRDQREDQPA; this is translated from the coding sequence ATGAACCCGCTCGCCCAATCCGCCATATCGATCCGCAATCTTTCGAAGACCTATGCCCCCACGGGCAAGGGCACCGTGCCCAAGCAGGCGCTGACGGATGTAAGCTTCGACGTGCCGCGCGGCATGATCTATGGCCTGCTGGGCCCGAATGGCGCGGGCAAGTCCACGCTGATCAACATACTGGCGGGCCTCGTTTCGAAAACCCAGGGCGAGGTGTCGATCTGGGGCTTCGACATCGACCGCGACCGTCGCAACGCCAAGGCCAGCATCGGCATCGTCCCGCAGGAGATCGTGTTCGATCCGTTCTTCTCGCCGATCGAGGTGCTGGACGTGATGGCGGGCTATTACGGCGTGCCCAAGGCGAAGCGCCGCAGCGCCGAGCTTCTGCGCGCGGTGCGGCTGGAGGACAAGGCGCATGCCTATGCCCGGTCGCTGTCGGGCGGCATGAAGCGCCGCCTGCTGGTCGCCAAGGCGATGGTGCATTCGCCCCCGATCCTGGTGCTGGACGAGCCCACCGCGGGCGTCGACGTCGACCTGCGCCGCCAGTTGTGGGAGTTGGTGACCGAGCTTAACCAGCAGGGCGTGACGGTCGTTCTGACCACGCATTACCTGGAAGAAGCCGAGCAGCTGTGCGACCGGATCGCCATCATCAACCATGGCAGGCTGATCGCCGACAAGCCGACGCGCGAGCTGATCGCCATGGCGCGCGAGAAGGTGGTGGAGGTCACGATCGACCAGCCGATCGCCAAGGCGCTGGCGCATCCCGCCTTCCTGAAATCGGAACTGACCGACGACAACACGGTCGCGATCACCTTCGACAAGGACCAGCTGACCGCGGGCGAGGTGCTGTCGCTGGTCCAGCAGCAGGGCTGCGCGATCGTGGACGTGACCACGCGCGAGCCGGATCTGGAAGATGTGTTCGTGCAGCTGACCCGTGACCAGCGGGAAGATCAGCCCGCCTGA
- a CDS encoding fructosamine kinase family protein, whose product MTIADAAARLAGSPVRGVRVVHGGDLSAVWRLDLADGARLIAKQGALVATEASMMKAMAATGVPVPAVIACEGDLLLMEWIDSNGGPGLEWDELAQVLACLHGAQGGSYGWAEDYAFGEVTIANAPADDWPTFWAERRLLPFIADLPAGLRARIEELARALPDLLPRRPCASLLHGDLWGGNVLSSGTRVAALIDPACYHGDREVDAAMLTLFDHPPPRFFDALDLDAGWRERQPAYRLWPLLVHLRLFGGHYRRGVEACLSELGH is encoded by the coding sequence ATGACCATCGCCGATGCCGCCGCGCGCCTTGCCGGCTCGCCGGTCCGCGGCGTGCGAGTCGTGCACGGCGGCGACCTGTCGGCCGTCTGGCGGCTCGACCTTGCGGATGGCGCGCGGCTGATCGCCAAGCAGGGGGCACTGGTGGCCACGGAGGCGTCCATGATGAAGGCGATGGCCGCCACCGGCGTGCCCGTCCCCGCGGTGATCGCTTGCGAGGGCGACCTGCTGCTGATGGAATGGATCGACAGCAACGGCGGCCCTGGCCTGGAATGGGACGAACTGGCGCAGGTGCTTGCGTGCCTGCACGGCGCGCAAGGCGGCAGCTATGGCTGGGCCGAGGATTACGCATTCGGCGAGGTGACGATCGCAAACGCCCCGGCCGACGACTGGCCGACCTTCTGGGCAGAGCGGCGGCTGCTGCCATTTATCGCCGATCTGCCCGCTGGGCTGCGCGCGCGGATCGAAGAGCTTGCGCGAGCGCTACCCGATTTGCTGCCCCGCCGGCCGTGCGCTTCCCTGCTCCACGGCGATCTTTGGGGCGGCAATGTTCTGTCGAGCGGGACACGCGTTGCGGCGCTGATCGACCCGGCCTGCTATCACGGCGACCGCGAGGTCGATGCCGCGATGCTGACCCTGTTCGACCACCCGCCGCCGCGCTTCTTCGACGCGCTGGACCTGGATGCCGGGTGGCGCGAACGGCAGCCTGCCTATCGCCTATGGCCGCTGCTGGTGCATCTGCGCCTGTTCGGCGGCCATTATCGCCGCGGGGTCGAGGCATGCCTGAGCGAACTGGGCCACTGA
- a CDS encoding zinc-finger domain-containing protein, which produces MTDTPETVHTDSTRVSCDGATDIRPGFGYRASALGHPRVWLEIDEKGYVDCGYCDRRFVLNGGPAHDVTGVDPALGAAREQRI; this is translated from the coding sequence ATGACCGATACGCCCGAAACCGTCCATACCGATTCCACCCGCGTCAGCTGCGACGGTGCGACCGACATCCGCCCCGGCTTCGGCTATCGCGCATCGGCGCTGGGACATCCGCGCGTCTGGCTCGAGATTGACGAGAAAGGCTATGTCGATTGCGGCTATTGCGATCGCCGCTTCGTGCTGAACGGCGGCCCCGCGCATGACGTGACCGGGGTCGATCCGGCGCTGGGCGCGGCGCGCGAACAGCGGATCTGA
- a CDS encoding TetR/AcrR family transcriptional regulator, protein MEKTQDERLDRRRQAFQHAASELFIEQGYEQTSLAEVVERAGGSLATLYKLFGNKEGLLDAVLSQSRDLGHSAILRIAALQLSPAETLHRIGTELSRIYLDPPNLSVVRIVIGRSISNLDFARGFFDQSQMKSKLALRQLFEHWKRAGTAMKGDPVMLSDLFLGLLVFDFQIQAISHGFLAPPTEQQMRERTDFFLRGAGLAD, encoded by the coding sequence TTGGAAAAAACGCAGGACGAAAGGCTCGACAGGCGAAGGCAGGCTTTCCAGCATGCGGCGAGCGAGCTTTTCATCGAACAGGGCTATGAACAGACCTCGCTGGCCGAGGTGGTCGAGCGCGCGGGCGGATCGCTCGCCACGCTCTACAAGCTGTTCGGCAACAAGGAAGGCCTGCTGGATGCGGTGCTGTCGCAGTCGCGCGATCTGGGCCACAGTGCCATATTGCGCATCGCGGCGCTGCAGCTTTCGCCTGCCGAGACATTGCACAGGATCGGCACCGAGCTGAGCCGTATCTACCTCGATCCGCCGAACCTTTCGGTGGTGCGGATCGTGATCGGGCGCAGCATCAGCAATCTCGACTTTGCGCGCGGCTTTTTCGATCAGTCGCAGATGAAGTCCAAGCTGGCCCTGCGCCAGCTGTTCGAACACTGGAAACGCGCGGGTACCGCGATGAAGGGCGATCCGGTGATGCTGTCGGATCTGTTCCTGGGCCTGCTGGTGTTCGATTTCCAGATCCAGGCGATCAGCCACGGCTTCCTCGCTCCGCCGACCGAGCAGCAGATGCGCGAGCGGACCGATTTTTTCCTGCGCGGCGCCGGACTGGCCGATTGA
- a CDS encoding alpha/beta hydrolase family protein → MTRLAALGASLTALTLALTSQAAIASQVAMAAQDAPPATPAPAPAPAPAQAAAETAPATASAMGSERSGPNRRFTGADLFDLAIAADPQISPDGSRIAYVRRSNDIMTDRARSAIWLIDTRTGEEVPITGTMTGAFSPRWSPDGSRLAFVSTEGGSAQLWVRWMENGESVQLTGLPSSPGSIAWSPDGNSIAYSMMVEDSGLQLGSQPAGKPEGAEWAAPLEIHDLITYRADGAGYLKPGFEKIFLVPATGGAPRQLTFGPYHDGGPLAWSQDGDTIYFGANRNADWQTDPVEGEIWALDIASGALTQLTTRDGPDSGPAVSPDGRLIAYTGFDDAGRAYENADLYVMNADGSNVRQLTENWDFSPEGLIWDADGRAVYAQYDIGGETRVARIGLDGSIRDAATGLSGGGLDRPYTGGSFSVAENDAVAFTGGTPLRPAEVQLARRGDTRILTDLNRTLREVKALGEVRKITASSSFDGQQIDGWLTLPPGYREGQRVPLILEIHGGPFAAYGPHFASDNQLYAAAGYAVLSANPRGSTSYGEAFANGIDKAYPGNDYFDLMSIVDRAVELGIADENALFVTGGSGGGALTSWIVGKTDRFKAAATQKPVINWTTQALTSDGAAYFGPYWIGAQPWEDPEAFWKVSPLSLVGNVETPTLVVVGSEDYRTPVSESEQYYTALRLRGVPTALVKVPGASHGGIAARPSQSAAKAAAILAWFDRYRTGWTRPPATGTN, encoded by the coding sequence ATGACCAGATTGGCCGCGCTGGGCGCAAGCCTTACCGCCCTCACACTTGCACTGACCTCGCAGGCTGCCATCGCCTCGCAGGTTGCCATGGCCGCCCAGGACGCCCCGCCCGCGACACCTGCCCCGGCCCCTGCCCCGGCCCCTGCCCAGGCAGCAGCCGAAACCGCCCCCGCCACCGCCTCGGCGATGGGCAGCGAGCGCAGCGGACCCAACCGGCGCTTCACCGGCGCCGATCTCTTCGACCTCGCCATCGCCGCCGACCCGCAGATCAGCCCCGATGGCTCGCGAATCGCCTATGTCCGCCGGTCGAACGACATCATGACCGACCGCGCCCGCAGCGCGATCTGGCTGATCGATACCAGGACCGGCGAGGAAGTGCCGATCACCGGCACGATGACCGGCGCATTCTCGCCCCGCTGGTCGCCCGACGGAAGCCGGCTCGCCTTCGTCTCGACCGAGGGGGGCAGCGCGCAGCTATGGGTGCGCTGGATGGAGAACGGGGAAAGCGTGCAGCTGACGGGCCTGCCGTCCAGCCCGGGCAGCATCGCATGGTCGCCCGATGGCAATTCCATCGCCTATAGCATGATGGTCGAGGACAGCGGTCTGCAGCTGGGCAGCCAGCCCGCCGGCAAGCCCGAGGGCGCGGAATGGGCGGCCCCGCTCGAGATTCACGACCTCATCACCTATCGCGCGGACGGTGCCGGCTATCTGAAGCCGGGGTTCGAGAAGATCTTCCTCGTCCCCGCAACCGGCGGTGCGCCCCGCCAGCTGACCTTCGGGCCCTATCACGACGGCGGCCCGCTTGCCTGGTCGCAGGACGGCGACACGATCTATTTTGGCGCGAACCGCAATGCCGACTGGCAGACCGACCCGGTGGAAGGCGAGATCTGGGCGCTCGACATCGCCAGCGGCGCGCTGACGCAGCTGACCACGCGCGACGGTCCGGACAGCGGCCCCGCCGTTTCGCCCGACGGCAGGCTGATTGCCTATACCGGCTTCGACGATGCGGGCCGCGCGTACGAGAATGCCGATCTCTACGTGATGAACGCCGACGGCAGCAATGTGCGCCAGCTGACCGAGAACTGGGATTTCAGCCCCGAAGGGCTGATCTGGGACGCGGACGGCCGGGCCGTCTATGCGCAATACGACATCGGCGGCGAGACCCGCGTCGCACGCATCGGCCTCGACGGTTCGATCCGCGATGCCGCCACTGGACTGTCGGGCGGCGGACTCGACCGGCCCTATACCGGGGGCAGCTTCTCGGTCGCGGAGAATGACGCGGTCGCCTTTACCGGCGGCACCCCGTTGCGCCCTGCCGAGGTGCAGCTGGCGCGCCGCGGCGATACCCGCATTCTGACCGACCTAAACCGCACGCTGCGCGAGGTGAAGGCGCTGGGCGAGGTGCGCAAGATCACCGCAAGCTCCAGCTTCGACGGCCAGCAGATCGATGGCTGGCTGACCCTGCCGCCCGGTTACCGCGAGGGGCAGCGCGTGCCGCTGATCTTGGAAATCCATGGCGGCCCGTTCGCCGCCTATGGCCCGCATTTTGCATCCGACAACCAGCTCTATGCCGCGGCGGGCTATGCCGTGCTGTCGGCCAATCCTCGCGGATCGACCAGCTATGGCGAGGCGTTCGCCAACGGCATCGACAAGGCCTATCCCGGCAACGATTATTTCGACCTGATGAGCATCGTCGACCGCGCCGTCGAACTCGGCATCGCGGATGAAAACGCGCTGTTCGTGACGGGCGGATCGGGCGGTGGCGCGCTGACAAGCTGGATCGTGGGCAAGACCGATCGCTTCAAGGCCGCCGCGACGCAGAAGCCGGTGATCAACTGGACGACACAGGCGCTGACCTCGGACGGAGCGGCCTATTTCGGCCCCTACTGGATCGGCGCGCAGCCGTGGGAGGATCCCGAGGCGTTCTGGAAGGTCTCGCCCCTGTCGCTGGTCGGCAATGTCGAGACACCGACGCTGGTCGTCGTCGGCAGCGAGGATTACCGCACCCCGGTCAGCGAATCGGAGCAATATTACACCGCCCTGCGCCTGCGCGGCGTGCCCACCGCGCTGGTCAAGGTGCCCGGCGCAAGCCATGGCGGCATCGCGGCCCGTCCGTCGCAAAGCGCGGCCAAGGCGGCGGCCATCCTGGCCTGGTTCGACCGCTATCGTACCGGCTGGACGCGTCCGCCGGCGACCGGCACGAATTGA
- a CDS encoding low molecular weight protein-tyrosine-phosphatase yields the protein MTSSDRQPSILFVCLGNICRSPLAEAALRARLEEAGLEAHVDSAGTGDWHVGSPPDPRAQSIARLNGHDIAAYRGRQVQDADFRRFTHIFALDHENLAELKDRAPADATTRLALLLDLVEGMEGEPVADPYFGGEEGFHTTWDQVDRAARALVARLQS from the coding sequence ATGACTTCCAGCGACAGACAGCCTTCCATCCTCTTCGTCTGCCTCGGCAATATCTGCCGCTCTCCCCTGGCCGAAGCCGCGCTGCGTGCCCGGCTGGAGGAAGCGGGGCTTGAGGCCCATGTCGATTCCGCCGGCACCGGGGACTGGCACGTCGGCAGCCCGCCCGATCCGCGCGCGCAATCGATCGCGCGGCTCAACGGCCATGACATCGCCGCCTATCGCGGGCGGCAGGTCCAGGACGCGGATTTCCGCCGTTTCACCCATATCTTTGCGCTCGATCACGAAAACCTCGCCGAGCTCAAGGACCGCGCCCCAGCCGATGCGACGACACGGCTCGCCCTGCTGCTCGACCTGGTCGAGGGGATGGAGGGAGAGCCGGTCGCCGACCCCTATTTCGGCGGCGAGGAGGGCTTCCACACCACGTGGGACCAGGTCGACCGCGCAGCCCGGGCACTGGTCGCGCGGCTGCAGTCATGA
- a CDS encoding sugar kinase, which translates to MRGGTLNERRTGPVVCFGEMLLRLSPQGQIPLAQAGSVAIDVGGAEANVAAALASLGTPTRMISVVPDNPLGRKAIAAMGAAGSDTRFIVKKPGRIGLYFFESPAGPIAGRVTYDREGSSFALADPAALPFAKALEGASLLHMSGITPALGPDGVALARAAVAAANAAGVPICFDGNYRANLWDAWDSDPHAILTELMSEATLMIGNHRDISLLLGKTFSGDGPDRRREASEAAFEAFPRLQLIASTARHVETAGTHRIAARIDLRESHWQTDEVRIENIVDRIGTGDAYAAGMLRSWLAGGSAQDMAKSGLALAALKHGVPGDMVLVTEDDLLAFDPAAGDVRR; encoded by the coding sequence ATGAGGGGCGGGACATTGAACGAACGTCGGACAGGACCAGTCGTATGCTTCGGCGAGATGCTTCTGCGATTGAGCCCGCAGGGCCAGATCCCGCTGGCACAGGCGGGCAGCGTCGCCATCGACGTCGGCGGGGCGGAGGCGAATGTCGCCGCCGCGCTCGCAAGTCTAGGCACGCCGACGCGCATGATCTCGGTCGTCCCCGACAATCCGCTGGGCCGCAAGGCGATCGCCGCGATGGGCGCGGCGGGCAGCGACACGCGCTTCATCGTGAAGAAGCCGGGACGCATCGGCCTCTATTTCTTCGAGTCGCCTGCTGGTCCCATCGCGGGCCGCGTGACCTATGACCGCGAGGGCAGCAGTTTTGCGCTGGCCGACCCCGCTGCCCTGCCCTTTGCCAAGGCGCTGGAAGGGGCGAGCCTGCTGCACATGTCGGGCATCACCCCCGCGCTGGGCCCCGACGGCGTGGCGCTGGCACGCGCCGCCGTCGCGGCGGCCAATGCGGCTGGCGTGCCGATCTGCTTCGACGGCAATTACCGCGCGAACCTGTGGGACGCATGGGACAGCGACCCGCATGCGATCCTGACCGAGCTGATGTCCGAGGCCACGCTGATGATCGGCAACCACCGCGACATCTCGCTGCTTTTGGGCAAGACATTCTCGGGCGACGGCCCCGACCGCCGCCGCGAAGCCAGCGAAGCCGCGTTCGAAGCCTTCCCCAGGCTGCAGCTGATCGCCAGCACCGCGCGCCATGTCGAGACCGCGGGCACCCACCGCATCGCCGCGCGCATCGACCTGCGCGAAAGCCACTGGCAGACCGACGAGGTGCGGATCGAGAATATCGTCGACCGCATCGGCACCGGCGATGCCTATGCCGCGGGCATGCTGCGCAGCTGGCTGGCGGGCGGTTCGGCGCAGGACATGGCCAAATCCGGCCTCGCGCTGGCCGCGTTGAAGCACGGCGTTCCGGGCGACATGGTGCTGGTCACCGAAGATGATTTGCTGGCCTTCGATCCGGCAGCGGGCGACGTCAGGCGCTGA